The following nucleotide sequence is from Malania oleifera isolate guangnan ecotype guangnan chromosome 4, ASM2987363v1, whole genome shotgun sequence.
AAAATATAATCCTTAGTTTatttactgaaaaaaaaaaaaactgcttgTCGTTGACGTCTCCCCTGATTTTTAAAAAACAATTAAGAGTCGTTCACGTCTTTCCTGATTTCTCCGTTGCAAGAGAAACTTGAACTTTGAAGTGTTCGTGCAAGTTAAATTTgtgattagaaaaaaatatagcCATAACTTAAACAGTACAAAGATCCCATCTCGTTttatttaacaatcacatgcggCTGACTATGAGTATAAGCAACCGACAAATATGACAGCCTGTTATTACATGCACATATATGGCATAGGACAGTGGGAGTGGGATccattttcttaataattaattAGCAATTCCTCCTGCAGTAACACATATTTCCTTTGCAAAAGCCGGCCAGAAGATGCTCCTTCTTCGTGCACACATCCCAGCAGTTCTTTTCAAGGAAGCATACCCCATGGAATTTGCCGCTAGGTGCCTCGCACGTTTTCCCCTCCGCCGGCACCACCATCTGATCTTCTGCACATCAAATTACACATAATAAATTAATGCATGGCTAGCAGCTTTAGAACTAATCAAATACCGGCCTAGCAGAAAATATTATATAAGCTGCTAAACAATGTttagaaagggagagagagagagagacttacgAGTGGCAAAGGCAATAAGAAGCAAGACGAAAAGCCCAAGCGATTTCCTCTCCATTTTGGTATTGGTACTGGTGCTGAAATTCCTCTATCGCTCTATCTGTATATATAGGCACTCATAGTGCGAGACGATGAGGAAAGAGGGAAGCCGCCGGTCCAACTACTGCATGCACACCGACACGTGCGTTGTTCTTATCGCCCCCTACGTCTAGTAAGCTGAATGGGTCAAGTTTGGGGACGGGTGGTGCACAGCTGCCCGTTGCGTCCACTTGTTCTTTGATGATCGAAATTTCTACTCGATTCGGCGAAAATTATATTCGACCCACCTCTCAGAGAGGATTTAGGTATAAATTAgtattaaatttagataaaaatttataattttatttttctaaaattttaagaatttaaatTTGAGATTTAAAATAGGTTAGTTTAAAATGAGTCGGATCAAAAgtgacttatttatttatttttccctcATTTCTATTAATACCttggacatatatatatatatatatatatatatatatatatatatatatatatatctctctatatgtgtgtgtatgtgtgtgtgaaaATTGCTCCGAAGCGACGCGCTGTGCCAGCctaggtacggtgtcaaatatgcgagggtttcTGCATCATTTTGGATGTGGGCAGATAAATACGCTAGTTCAGGAAACTTGGATTAGATTAGTAACTTGAAATATAGGGACACTTGCGGGTAAAAGTATAGAAATTATAGATACAATAATCAAacgaaaaattaatataatttgccttcaagaaactaagtgggtggggggagaaaattaaaaaaattgataaatcaggaatTAAATTTTGGTATACTGGAAAAGAAAAGCATTAGAATAGAGTAGGAATTGTTATagataaaaatttaaaagatagcgttgttgatgtaaatagagtaggagatagaattataaatatcaatatggtattaggacaagagataataaataacattagtatttatgctcctcaagtcggcttagcagaaaatcttaagagacaattttggaaagacaTGGATAGTATTACACAAGGCATAcgagggactgagaaaatatttataaaaagaGATCTGAATGAAAACGTtagaagggataataaaaattatgagaggatatgaatatgaaaacaaaaatgagtttggggaaAGGATCTTAGATTTCgttatatcatatgattttattataatgaatacttgttttaacaagagagaagaatacttaataacctttaaaagttgacaaaatagaaatcaaatataatttttttttaattaggagggtagatcgtttatcatgcaaggattgtagaGTTATTCctggtgaaagtctaaccacacaaaatataattactacaaaaaaattggtttttagtgacgatttcaatttcgtcactaattagtgacggtttttaagaaccgtcactaatagtttaagtattagtgacagttttaacagccgtcactaatactttcgtcactaaaaatagcaCGGTCAAcaattttcgcgcgaaaatttttccaaaaaaatattagcgacgattttagggtattagtgattgattaaattcgtcactactaatatttataaataaatttaaaaaaattagttaagggcattagcgatggtttgggagaaccatcactaataataaggtattagtgacggttttgaaaccgtcactactagtattttttaaaaatatatatataaaaaaaaattaattaagggtattaatgacggtttgggagaaccgtcactaataatagggtattagtgacagttttgaaactgtcactactagtgtttttatttaaaaaatataaaaaaaaaaaaaaataagttaatagtattagtgacggttttgaaaccgtcactactaatgtttttattttaaaaaaattaaaaaaaaaattatttaagggtattagtgacggtttgggacaATCGTCcataataatggggtattagtgaccattttgaaaccgtcactattagtgtttttatttaaaaaatattaaaaaaaatagttaagagtattagtgacggtttgggagaaccgtcacaaataataggatattagtaacggttttgaaaccatcactactagtattttaattttaaaaaatattaaaaaaaatagttaatggTAGTAGTGAAAGTTTGggacaaccatcactaataataaggtattagtgacggttttgaaaccgtcactactagtgtttttatttttaaaaaataaaaataaaaatagttaagggtattagtgatggttttcaaaccgtcactactaatatttttatttaaaaaatataaaaaaaaaattagttaaaagtaatagtgacgattttgaaaccattattactagtgtttttattttaaaaaaagttaaacaaaaattagttaagggtattagtgatggtttagaacaaccatcactaataatattatattagtaacggttttaaaaccgtcagtactagtttttttaaaaaaatattaaaaaaaaaaaattagttaagcatattagtgatggtttgggacaatcgtcactaataatagggtattaatgacggttttgaaactgtcactactagtgtttttatttaaaaaatatataaaaaaaaaatagttaagagtattagtgacggtttgagagaaccgtcactaataatagggtattagtaacagttttgaaaccgtcactacaagtgtttttatttaaaaaatataaaaaaaatagttaagagtattagtgacggtttgggagaacggtcactaataatagggtattagtgacggttttgaaatagtcactactagtgtttttattttaaaaatattaaaaaaaaaattagttaagggtattagtaacggtttgagagaccatcactaataatagggtattagtgatggttttgaaaccgtcactactattgtttttattttaaaaaaataaaaataaaatcagttaaaggtattagtgacggttttgaaaccgtcactaccagtgtttttatttaaaaaatattaaaaaattagttaatagtattagtgacggttttgaaatcatcactactagtatttttatttaaaaaaaaagttaaataaaaattagttaagggtattagtgatagtttggaACAACTGTCACTAACAAtattgtattagtgacggttttcaaactgtcactactagttttttaaaaaaaaaatattaaaaaaaaattatttaagggtattagtgacggtttaagacaatcgtcactaataatggggtattagtgaccgttttgaaaccgtcactactagtgtttctatttaaaaaatataaaaaaatagttaagattattagtgactgttttgaaaccgacactactagtgtttttattttaaaaaaaataattaatagtaTTAGTCAAGGTTTgggacaaccgtcactaataataagatattagtgacgattttgaaaccgtcactactaatgtttttttttttaaatataaaacaaatagttaagagtattagtaacggtttgagaGAACCGTCAcaaataatggggtattagtgacaattttaaaaccgtaactataagtgtttttatttaaaaaataaaaaaaaaaatagttaagagaattagtaacggtttgggtgaaccatcactaataataggatattagtgacggttttgaaacaaccactactagtgtttttatttaaaaaatattaaaaaaaaattagttaagggtattagtgacggtttgggacagccgtcactaataatagggtattagtgaccgttttgaaaccgtcactactagtgtttttgtttaaaaaatataaaaaaatagttaagagcattagtgacggtttgggagaaccgtcactaataatagggtattagtgacggttttgaaaccgtcactactagtggctttatttaaaaaatatttaaaaaaaaattagttaagggtattagtgacagtttggaacaaccgtcactaataataaagtattagtaacggttttgaaaccgtcactactagtgtttttatttaaagaaaataaaaataaaattagttaagggtaatagtgacggttttgaaaccgtcactattactgtttttatttaaaaaatatataaaataaaattagctaagagtattagtgacggtgtgagagaaccgtcactaataatagggtatttgTGACTGTTTTGAAACCGTTAGTActagtctttttatttaaaaataaaaaaaaaaacataggtaaggatattagtgatggtttgggagaaccgtcactaataatagggtattagtgacggttttgaaatcgtcactactagtgtttttatttaaaaaatattttaaaaaaatttgttaagagtattagtgacagtttaggacaactgtcactaataatagggtattagtaacggttttgaaactgtgACTAATACTTTAACCAAATCTAAATTCGTTTCCGCGCGCACCTCTCCTTTCTTTCCCAATCTTCATTTTCTTCCAGTTCCACTCGTGACTTGTCCTAGGCATCGATTCCTTCCATGCCTAGATCTTGCAAGCGCTCCACGCGAAGCCCTAGATGCCCGCACTCTTCATCTCCTCTAATTTTGAGAATCAAAGCTTTTGTCAGAAGACAGCACGTAGAGGATGGCTCCATGGAATAGCTCTTGCAGAAGAACTGCGTCACTAATTTCATGAGATTCAAACAAAGGAATGATAGAGGCACTGGTGATTTGCAGACTGCCGTTGTTACTTACAAAAAGAAGTTCCCCTAGTCTCTTCTCCAACTCTTTCTTCAggtttggcttaaaatttaatttcttaaattggGTGCTTTTTTTTCTCTGTCAAAAGCACTGTTGAAAGCTGGTGAGATTTTGTGCTTTGATTGATTGTGTAGGTTGATTTGGTTTCAACAATACACATTACGGACAAGGAGTATGTTTTCTTTCTCAAAACTTTCATTGGTTattcttttcttgtgttttcccTACCTTTTGGGTTTACAGGGATATTAGGGGGCATCCGAACTTTAACATGTCCAGGATTGGCTCATTTTATAAGTGAGATTCAAAATCAAGCCCAAGCTTGTTCGTGTTCAGCTCCTTTATGAAACAAGTATAATCTTGTTCAAATTTTCATGGGTTTATTAATGAGGTTTAAAATTAAAGCTGACATAGCCCATTAATGAAAGTAAACAAAATTTGGTTAGTTTGCAACCATAGGTGTTACAAAGCAGAGCTTGTTTAAGGCGTTATGCTTGCCTATGATTGCTTGTCTTGTGTACATGGCATGAGTAACTATCATATAAATAGTAGTGTAGGTCTTATCTTTGAGTAAGAAAATGCTTTAGTGTAAGATGGAAGTATAACTCATCGGAGGTGTTAATAATAAATTTGCGTTGCTTGTTTTGTGAATGTGCCATTTGTAATTGCTAATGCAACAACTTTAACACAGGAAAGTCTTGTCCAGACCTCAACTGATAGTATTTTCCTTATGGAAAAATGATTTTTGGAAGGCAAATATTTCTTCCAAAGTTAAGGCTTTGTTTGGTGCATGGATCTTAATTAGATAAATACCAATAGTTGTTTTGCTGTTGAAGAAGCCTAATAAGGATTTTGCTTGACAGTGTGTTCTGTGTGAGTGAAATGGCAAGACTAACACTTATCTTTTTGTGCATTTTCCTTATGCTAGGAGATTGTGGAATCTTCTTTTTAACATTGTAGAGGAGTTTGGGTTGTGCTTGTATTTTGTGGACTTGTTTCTCTTGAAATTTTGGGTGTCAGACATAGGAAGGAATACAGGATTTTATGGGATTGTGCTTTGGTTGCATGGTGTGATGCATTTAGTTGGGAAAAAATTCAAGAATATTTAAGGATAATTTTCTTCCTCTTCATTTGCTTTGGATAGAGTGGTTACTTTGTCTTCAGTCTTCAATGCTTTTGTAGGAGTTTCTTTGAATCATATTCAGTGGGACTGGAGAACCTTGATCTGAGTTTTATTTTGGTGTCTGCATCTTTTTTTATTTGGGTCGATCTCTTGTCCTCCATCTTGTGTAttatttctttctctcttaaaCAATATTTCTTTTCTTATCAGAAAACAGTTTTAATTATAAAACTTATTTGTAGAATAATCCTATAAGATTGGGAGAGTACTTTCTATTTGTTGTCATTCAGATGTTCCATATTGCATGATACATAGACTATTATTTGTCAAGCTTCTTTCTTTCTTTGGGTAGGGTTTTGGTACACAGTGTGCAAGATTGAATTGGCAGACCTTTATCCTAGTTTGCTGTGATTGTGGAATGATTTAAGTTAATTATCTTCACAAGTTTTGTGATGGTTAACCCTCTTTCTGTTTACCTACAGAAAACTACAATTATGTCTTGATTGAAAGGGAAACTTAGAAACTGCTATAAGAGAAGCATCCACTCTCACTTTTGATCTCTAATATTTACGTATATATTATACAACgattgatattttttatttccaTAGCTTTGACTTTGCCTTTATAACTTGCCATGGCTATTGTCTTTTCTTGGAACACAAACACACGTTTTTGTTCAATTATGCTGTTGTTTATAAGAGAAATTTTATTTGTGTAGGCTGGTTATGTTGGAGAAGATGTGGAGTCAATATTGTATAAGCTTCTTACGGTATGTTTATATACATGATGATTTCACATATGTCGCACATgattgcaaatgtataatctcgACTCCTATATTTAGGTAATTGTTCATACAatttaaatatgtgaaaaaaattgATATTATGTTGTAATAATTAAGTTCATAAATTAAAGCAATATTATTTGAAATTATTTGTTTAGaattaatattttctttgaaattataaaatatagACGTAAACATAGAATTCAACACATATTAAACATTGATGTTTACGTAACTCTGCTTATAAAAAACTTAATAAATATGCatctcctttttttcttttatagaaaaagaagagatatttcattatttcttttgtagaaaaaaaaaaagagatatttCATTATGGAGGGAAGATTgtacaaagaggagaataagacatcctcCTAAGGAGCGGATGTAGGTTTTGAGcctaaaaatactaggaacaaacATGAGCTCTTTGATAAATGGGTGGTTCGTAGGAGctcaactcaactcaactcaGCTTTTGTCACACTGGTGCCTAGAAGAGACTGTGCTACTTTAGGCCAATTAGTTTGGTGGCAAgtgttttttaagattttaactTAAGTTTTATCTAAGAGATTAGAAAGAGTCTTGGTGGATACCATTTCCCACAATTAGAGTGCTTTTGTTGGTAATAAACAGATTTTAGATGCTGCATTGGTAGTaaatgaggtggttgaggatgCATTAAGTAGGAAGAAGAAGGGTttggttttgaaaatttttgcatCACAAAACCCAACTATGTTTCCCTTAGGTATAATCCTTGCCAGAGCCAACCAAAGTGGCTTATCTTCCCAACATTATTAGTGTTCTTCTAACCCCATTTCTATTCTCCAGGTTAACATCATCTGTAGAATTTGCCTGATACTGAATTGCAGCCAAAAGGCCATTATGATCACCTATTGAAGAATACTTATGCATCATGGTTGATGCGAACACCTGCTAATCCTTCCTCTCCTTGATCTGatacaaattaaataataaaaatcatttcatttcatttcatttcataatcattaaataatgtaacgtgtttaACTTAGAGAAAACctcaaaaaatggtttgtgatcCACAATAAATAGCAAATGGTTTGTGATCCACAATAAACATCAATTAACTagtccctccccccccccccccaaatttttttttttagcactGTTTTATCACCTATGAAGATGGTTCCCCAATTAGCATCCAatgcaacaaaaacaaaaaaaacaaaacaaaaaacaaaaaacaaaaacaaacaaacaaacaaacaaacaaaatttcTTGTGGTGGGAGGttgctgttggatgagattctCCTTTTAAGAAGGAGGTTGGGTGCATCAAtgtggaaaggaaagaaaaagaggtTAAGAAATGGGGATATATAATGGATCAGAAAGTGATGATTTGAGTTTTGACTGAGGTGGAGGTATATTGTTGGATAAGATTTGggaacaatataggaataattgggagttgtatcataaatcttgaaaataatatgaactttgcaattttataactttctcttggcttgatttacttaatgaatttaagttagcaTTTTGAAAgactaaaaaatagtttaaaaaatatatttattttttacattgcatttataattatgtaattttttccttagattttgccgtcattaagaagggtttgttatataattttaggtctacttttgataacttctattttttattGTGTCCATATCATTTGCAGTGTttatacaatgaatggaggggctttatctagtttattcggagtttcttttcaaaattgatttgaaatgcgattagcctgcccatgtagacaaaataaattttagcctttcatcttataggttgtctcttatagttaaggtatgatttaaaatattaattttatttctcttgaatcttgatgcccttcttgcagtcattgcatccacaagaagCGCATCAAGATTcgagagaaataaaattaatatttaaatcctacCTTAACTagaagagacaacctatcagatgaaaggctaaaatttattttgtctacatgggcaagcttatcgcatttcaaatcaattgtgaaaagaaactctgggtaaactagataaagaatcgttgatgcagccaccaccatccacggcctcgtcgtccttctctgtcatccatgacctcattgcagctagagatgggtatatatctaactccagtttaatagatgatttaacttctagactgcatgcttggattgatatatcttgtgaactacatgctggtagtgaaCATTAGgattgcatgcttgattggaacgccacctgcatggctgatgcagtgatgtgtattgtctgctggtagatacttttaggttgttgcatgtcttaatctaaatggcatctatatgatgcaaaaatattgtgaattgcatgcttttgtgacttgcaggtttggaaaatattctatttatagacggcacactgccgaaaatttgttgaaaattttagggaaaggaaagaaaaattcaaaagagaccaattttggactatttgatataatttttcttttatttcttgtttgcttggtggttatgccaattttggttggagtctgttatttatgtttgaagatttaagtttaatttatatacaaccaaaaattaattcttaatttccaaaaaaggagattaaaagtaatatagggtccattagaatggatggaacactagaggaagtggcattgtttcccatgcaagtctgtagaaatttgtttctcatttttcttgtttgttccttcctcccactcattttagagtagctaatggaaatagagtttgattttgggaggatgcttgacCTGGTTACAGTCGTTAGAGTAGATGATgtttcatcttcttaagatttccactcttcacaatgcacgtatcatctctttcttttctttggagaggagctctctttctttggattttcattttatagtgaatctcataccaactgtgtatactctatgaaatatgttgtttatggggATAATCCATTATATTctaatatatgtgttttatgggatgcataagcacgttacattatttaatgcttgttatatgaagctcttgtgcactcgcaaaattcattactagttggattattgt
It contains:
- the LOC131152868 gene encoding defensin-1-like, which encodes MERKSLGLFVLLLIAFATQDQMVVPAEGKTCEAPSGKFHGVCFLEKNCWDVCTKKEHLLAGFCKGNMCYCRRNC